In Longimicrobium sp., the following are encoded in one genomic region:
- a CDS encoding aldo/keto reductase has product MTNGISPLLTLNNGVAMPAFGLGVFQSTPEETVKAVEAAIGVGYRMIDTAAAYFNEREVGEGIRRSGIDRAELFVQTKLWMSDYGYERTLRAFDASLQRLGLEYVDLYLLHWPVPSDFARTVDSYRAAEGLLAEGRALAIGVCNFSPDNLEDLLARTSVVPAVNQVELHPYFNQRSVREADGHLRVVTQSWSPLGGVNVYAHGEGQGRHLLEDPTIQRLATQYGKTAAQVVLRWHIEHGLSVIPKSVRRERIAENFGVFDFALSPTNLVEIDALDTGMRGGPDPQAVHPAMFPISVEGHYAQEPR; this is encoded by the coding sequence ATGACGAATGGAATCAGCCCCCTCCTGACGCTGAACAACGGCGTCGCGATGCCGGCCTTCGGGCTGGGCGTGTTCCAGAGCACCCCGGAAGAGACGGTCAAAGCGGTTGAGGCCGCCATCGGCGTCGGTTACCGGATGATCGATACCGCCGCGGCCTACTTCAACGAGCGAGAGGTCGGCGAAGGCATCCGCAGGAGCGGAATCGACCGTGCCGAGCTTTTCGTGCAGACCAAGCTGTGGATGAGCGACTACGGCTACGAGCGAACGCTCCGCGCCTTCGACGCGAGCCTCCAGCGGTTGGGGCTCGAATACGTGGACCTCTACCTACTGCACTGGCCCGTGCCCTCAGACTTCGCACGGACGGTCGACTCCTACCGAGCAGCGGAGGGGCTGCTCGCGGAGGGACGGGCGCTGGCGATCGGCGTCTGCAACTTCAGCCCCGACAACCTCGAGGATCTGCTCGCACGCACCAGCGTGGTGCCCGCCGTCAACCAGGTTGAACTTCATCCGTACTTCAACCAGAGATCGGTGCGCGAGGCCGACGGCCACCTCCGGGTCGTCACCCAGTCCTGGTCGCCGCTCGGCGGCGTGAACGTGTATGCGCATGGCGAAGGCCAGGGCAGGCACCTCCTTGAGGATCCGACGATCCAGCGCCTCGCCACGCAGTACGGGAAGACCGCTGCGCAGGTGGTGCTCCGCTGGCACATCGAGCACGGGCTGTCTGTTATCCCGAAGTCGGTCCGCCGCGAGCGCATCGCGGAGAACTTCGGGGTCTTCGACTTCGCGCTGAGCCCCACGAACCTCGTGGAGATCGACGCCTTGGACACCGGGATGCGGGGCGGGCCCGATCCCCAGGCCGTCCATCCCGCGATGTTCCCGATCTCCGTCGAGGGGCACTACGCCCAGGAGCCGCGGTGA
- a CDS encoding cupin domain-containing protein, with product MNIKHAGSTPSMAGPSEWFRGSVRIDPLFNPEGDARAAGNAVTFEPGARTAWHSHPLGQTLIVTFGLGWVQREGGRVEEIRPGDVVSFDPGERHWHGASATTAMQHIAIQEALDGESAIWMEHVTDDQYRGQ from the coding sequence ATGAACATCAAGCATGCGGGCTCAACGCCCTCGATGGCAGGGCCTTCGGAGTGGTTCCGCGGCTCTGTCCGCATCGACCCGCTCTTCAACCCCGAAGGAGATGCGCGGGCCGCCGGCAACGCGGTCACCTTCGAGCCCGGCGCTCGCACTGCGTGGCATTCGCACCCGCTGGGGCAGACGCTGATCGTCACCTTCGGGCTGGGTTGGGTGCAGCGTGAGGGCGGCCGCGTCGAAGAGATCCGCCCCGGGGACGTGGTGTCGTTCGACCCCGGGGAGCGGCATTGGCACGGCGCCTCTGCCACGACGGCCATGCAGCACATTGCCATCCAAGAGGCGCTGGACGGGGAGTCAGCAATCTGGATGGAGCACGTCACCGACGACCAGTACCGGGGTCAGTAG
- a CDS encoding cyclophilin-like fold protein has translation MWMTVGDRRFAITLADNAAARAFAGRLPLMLEMSELNGNEKHADLGEALPANATRPGTIQRGDLMLYGTTTLVVFYATFNSSYSYTRLGRVDDPADLPQALGPRGVKVGFSLN, from the coding sequence ATGTGGATGACCGTCGGCGACCGTCGGTTCGCCATCACTTTAGCCGACAACGCAGCCGCTCGTGCGTTCGCGGGTCGACTGCCCCTTATGCTCGAAATGAGCGAGCTCAACGGTAATGAGAAGCATGCCGACCTAGGGGAAGCGCTGCCTGCGAATGCGACGCGCCCAGGGACCATCCAGCGCGGCGACCTCATGCTGTATGGCACCACCACCCTGGTGGTGTTCTACGCGACGTTCAACTCCTCGTACTCGTACACTCGCCTCGGCCGCGTGGACGACCCCGCGGATTTGCCACAGGCGCTCGGCCCGCGCGGAGTAAAGGTCGGGTTTTCCCTGAACTAA